A section of the Streptomyces sp. SLBN-118 genome encodes:
- a CDS encoding hydrophobic protein: MVPLLLVLLLVLILFGVGFAAHVLWWIALVVLAVWLLGFLFRGPVTGGGRSRWYRW; encoded by the coding sequence ATGGTCCCGCTGCTCTTGGTGCTCCTTCTGGTCCTGATTCTTTTCGGGGTCGGGTTCGCGGCCCACGTTCTCTGGTGGATCGCGCTGGTCGTGCTGGCTGTTTGGCTCCTGGGGTTCCTGTTCCGGGGCCCGGTCACCGGAGGCGGACGATCGCGTTGGTACCGCTGGTAG